A genome region from Streptomyces pratensis includes the following:
- a CDS encoding glycosyltransferase: MKIDFLVQNAFAADGATRAVLNLAGALADTHEVRVVSVFRWLDRPAVAPAHGVRSLSLLDLREGRRPDKQDIRRLTPSRVIPRTQEMSWRYSQLTDEKVEEYLGETQAQVVVGTSLELAAYVSRWGRPRALRLGQLHLLSTVLSAQEQSRAWAGLGRLDAVIVPSAAEATAVTEAGLPGGVAVHAHPDCVPEPRVRPADGRSRVVMAAGRLVPEKRFDLLIQAFAQVCAQHPDWQLRIFGTGPEYGSLRALVADLDLYNHVFLMMEEPRLEAQWAASAVAAGSSDRESFGLALVEAMRCGLPVVSTACPGGPSEIVRHEANGLLTPVDDVDAFAAALLRLVEDEDARAAMGRQALEDSRRYGPEEAAGRFEKVIRMSRRTRRESRPAAEVSVGCAVEQDGLIGLRLAGVQEGREDLRLVLRRRKAARDERPVRLPLLPAGHLGPHLYTAVVPPGPEVLTEGRWDVHLDNGEGKPAKVRPGALDLRGFGPVATGPGGTVIQLPYASESGHLVLRTWTRERHAEATEVWITEGVIHLRGVLYGCDFGDAEPLLLMRRRGVDAHSFWCSGSSSGGADFSFALPASDLAEQLVGRHELWDLWVGRRYDPVVARLGRFLTDVVDVKAVFAYPNTVVQAEDGPAVLVKPYYTAGTELSVRVSERAE, from the coding sequence GTGAAGATCGATTTCCTGGTCCAGAACGCGTTCGCCGCCGACGGTGCGACGCGCGCCGTCCTCAACCTCGCGGGCGCGCTGGCCGACACCCACGAGGTCCGGGTCGTCTCGGTGTTCCGCTGGCTCGACCGCCCGGCCGTCGCACCGGCCCACGGCGTGCGGAGCCTCTCCCTGCTGGACCTGCGCGAGGGACGCCGTCCCGACAAGCAGGACATCCGCCGGCTGACCCCGTCGCGGGTCATCCCGCGCACGCAGGAGATGTCCTGGCGTTACAGCCAGCTGACCGACGAGAAGGTGGAGGAGTACCTCGGCGAGACCCAGGCCCAGGTGGTGGTGGGCACCAGCCTGGAGCTGGCTGCCTACGTCTCGCGCTGGGGCCGTCCCAGGGCCCTGCGGCTGGGTCAGCTGCATCTGCTGAGCACCGTGCTGTCCGCGCAGGAGCAGAGCCGGGCGTGGGCGGGGCTCGGCCGGCTCGACGCCGTCATCGTGCCGAGCGCGGCCGAGGCCACGGCGGTCACGGAAGCGGGGCTGCCGGGCGGGGTCGCGGTCCACGCCCACCCCGACTGCGTTCCCGAGCCACGGGTGCGTCCGGCCGACGGACGGTCCCGGGTCGTGATGGCGGCCGGACGGCTCGTTCCCGAGAAGCGTTTCGACCTGCTGATCCAGGCCTTCGCGCAGGTGTGCGCACAGCACCCCGACTGGCAGTTGCGGATCTTCGGCACCGGCCCGGAGTACGGCTCGCTCCGTGCGCTCGTCGCCGACCTCGACCTGTACAACCATGTCTTCCTGATGATGGAGGAGCCCAGGCTGGAGGCCCAGTGGGCGGCGTCGGCCGTGGCCGCCGGCTCTTCGGACCGCGAGTCGTTCGGACTGGCTCTGGTGGAAGCCATGCGCTGCGGCCTGCCCGTCGTCTCCACCGCCTGCCCGGGCGGACCGTCGGAGATCGTCCGGCACGAGGCCAACGGCCTGCTGACGCCCGTCGACGACGTCGACGCGTTCGCCGCGGCGCTGCTGCGACTGGTGGAGGACGAGGACGCCCGGGCGGCGATGGGCCGCCAGGCGCTGGAGGACTCCCGCCGTTACGGTCCGGAGGAGGCCGCGGGGCGCTTCGAGAAGGTCATCCGTATGTCCCGGCGGACACGCCGGGAGTCGCGCCCCGCCGCCGAGGTGTCGGTGGGGTGCGCGGTGGAGCAGGACGGCCTGATCGGGCTGCGCCTGGCGGGCGTCCAGGAAGGCCGCGAGGATCTGCGGCTCGTGCTGCGCAGGCGCAAGGCGGCACGCGACGAGCGGCCGGTCCGGCTTCCGCTGTTGCCCGCGGGCCATCTGGGGCCGCACCTCTACACGGCGGTGGTCCCACCCGGGCCCGAGGTGCTCACCGAGGGCCGTTGGGACGTCCATCTGGACAACGGTGAGGGCAAACCGGCCAAGGTCCGGCCTGGCGCCCTCGACCTGCGCGGCTTCGGCCCGGTGGCGACCGGCCCCGGCGGCACGGTGATCCAGCTCCCCTACGCCTCCGAGAGCGGCCATCTGGTGCTGCGCACATGGACGCGGGAGCGCCACGCCGAGGCCACCGAGGTCTGGATCACCGAGGGCGTCATCCATCTGCGAGGCGTCCTGTACGGCTGTGACTTCGGTGACGCGGAGCCCCTGCTCCTGATGCGCCGGCGCGGGGTCGACGCCCACAGCTTCTGGTGTTCCGGCAGTTCGTCGGGCGGCGCCGACTTCTCCTTCGCGCTTCCCGCGTCGGACCTGGCCGAGCAGCTCGTGGGCCGCCACGAACTCTGGGACCTCTGGGTGGGCCGGCGGTACGACCCCGTGGTCGCCCGTCTGGGCCGCTTCCTCACCGACGTGGTGGACGTGAAGGCCGTCTTCGCCTACCCCAACACCGTCGTGCAGGCCGAGGACGGCCCTGCCGTCCTGGTGAAGCCCTACTACACGGCCGGCACCGAACTCTCCGTCCGGGTCTCGGAGCGGGCGGAGTAG
- a CDS encoding stealth family protein, translated as MHEIPVGMHRRLAHVQPGLTPLTVRAQHLQLVSAALTQAGVEHFVVPGTEDTSSAVGVRDTHRGRVAQTLRSLFSRSPGYIQRRVPVQRTSELLHLGARESSWQGLETVDVLRAIWFQADPSGELVYGVEYGCDIEFWREEEGRLLPPRINRGASFLPVEGEMTLVDPHRFSRLAPPLRTEPASKQRRWSRKPGATGLPTRREFVCTGPDEITFPIDVVYTWVDSDDPAWQRRRAEASGDVFHEESASAGRYINRDELLYSMRSLHMYAPWVRHIFLVTDDQVPHWLDEAAEGITVVSHREIFRETDRLPVFNSHAISAQLHRVPGLSEHFIHFNDDVFVGRPITPHEFFLPNGASKYYPDTVRIPMGPIRPDDLPHEVARKNVRALLEQRFGRTIIDAMKHTPVPLRRSVLEEMEREFADVFRATAAARFRSRTDIDVGTCMYPYYSYFTGHGVPDSIPYAYLHLSMVQLSKKLDRLLKRRDAAVFCVNDSFTTEDEVADQEALIHPFFEAYFPLPSPYEKPAQR; from the coding sequence ATGCACGAGATCCCCGTCGGCATGCACCGCCGACTGGCTCACGTACAGCCTGGCCTCACCCCTCTCACGGTACGCGCCCAGCATCTTCAGCTGGTGTCCGCCGCGCTGACCCAGGCCGGCGTCGAGCACTTCGTGGTGCCCGGGACGGAGGACACCTCGTCGGCCGTCGGCGTGCGCGACACCCACCGCGGCAGGGTCGCGCAGACACTGCGGTCGCTGTTCAGCCGGAGCCCCGGGTACATCCAGCGCAGGGTCCCCGTCCAGCGCACCAGCGAGCTGCTGCACCTCGGCGCACGCGAATCGTCCTGGCAGGGCCTGGAGACCGTGGACGTGCTGCGCGCCATCTGGTTCCAGGCCGACCCCTCGGGCGAGCTCGTGTACGGCGTCGAGTACGGCTGCGACATCGAGTTCTGGCGTGAGGAGGAGGGACGCCTGCTGCCTCCGCGGATCAACCGGGGCGCGAGCTTCCTCCCCGTGGAGGGTGAGATGACCCTTGTCGACCCGCACCGCTTCTCCAGGCTGGCACCGCCGCTCAGGACGGAGCCCGCGTCCAAGCAGAGGCGCTGGAGCCGCAAGCCGGGGGCGACCGGCCTGCCGACCCGCCGGGAGTTCGTCTGCACCGGGCCGGACGAGATCACGTTCCCCATCGATGTCGTCTACACCTGGGTGGACAGCGACGACCCGGCCTGGCAGCGGCGCAGGGCCGAGGCATCGGGCGACGTCTTCCACGAGGAGTCCGCGAGCGCCGGCCGCTACATCAACCGCGACGAGCTCCTCTACTCGATGCGGTCCCTCCACATGTACGCCCCCTGGGTCCGCCACATCTTCCTGGTCACGGACGACCAGGTGCCGCACTGGCTCGACGAGGCGGCCGAGGGCATCACCGTCGTGTCGCACCGGGAGATCTTCCGGGAGACGGACCGTCTGCCGGTGTTCAACTCCCACGCCATCAGCGCGCAGTTGCACCGCGTCCCCGGGCTGTCCGAGCACTTCATCCACTTCAACGACGATGTGTTCGTGGGCAGGCCGATCACTCCGCACGAGTTCTTCCTGCCGAACGGGGCATCCAAGTACTACCCGGACACGGTCCGCATCCCGATGGGCCCGATACGGCCGGACGACCTGCCTCACGAGGTGGCCAGGAAGAACGTCAGGGCTCTCCTGGAGCAGAGGTTCGGCCGCACCATCATCGACGCGATGAAGCACACCCCCGTGCCGCTGCGTCGCAGCGTCCTGGAGGAGATGGAGCGGGAGTTCGCGGACGTGTTCCGGGCGACCGCGGCCGCCCGGTTCCGCAGCAGGACGGACATCGACGTCGGCACCTGCATGTATCCGTACTACTCGTACTTCACGGGGCACGGGGTGCCCGACAGCATTCCGTACGCCTATCTGCACCTTTCGATGGTCCAGCTCTCCAAGAAGCTCGACCGGCTGCTGAAGCGGCGCGACGCCGCCGTCTTCTGTGTGAACGACTCCTTCACCACCGAGGACGAGGTGGCCGACCAGGAGGCTCTGATCCATCCGTTCTTCGAGGCGTACTTCCCTCTTCCCAGTCCTTACGAGAAGCCGGCACAGCGGTGA
- the dxs gene encoding 1-deoxy-D-xylulose-5-phosphate synthase, which yields MDLLTRIRGPRDLDRLDSEQLIQLAEEIRTFLVEAVSKTGGHLGPNLGVVELTIALHRVFESPQDKVLFDTGHQSYVHKLLTGRQDFSKLKSKGGLSGYPSRAESEHDVIENSHASTVLGWADGLAKANEVRGKDDHVVAVIGDGALTGGMAWEALNNIAAAKDRPLVIVVNDNERSYAPTIGGLANHLATLRTTDGYERFLARGKDLLERTPVVGRPLYETLHGAKKGLKDFIAPQGMFEDLGLKYVGPIDGHDIEALESALQRAKRFGGPVIVHCLTEKGRGYTPALQDEADRFHAVGKIHPDTGLPISTSGLDWTSVFGEEMVKLGQEREDIVAITAAMLQPVGLGRFEEAFPDRIYDVGIAEQHGAVSAAGLATGGLHPVFAVYATFLNRAFDQVLMDVALHRCGVTFVLDRAGVTGTDGASHNGMWDMSILQCVPTLRIAAPRDADQVRAQLREAVDVDDAPTVVRFSKGAVGPSVQAVGTVGGMDVLRAAGTDTPDVLLVSVGALAPMCLEIAVLLGAQGISTTVVDPRWVKPVDEALAPLASEHRVVVTVEDNSRAGGVGSAIAQALRDADVDVPLRDFGIPPVFLDHASRGEVMAEIGLTAPDIARQVTGLVAKLDGRYESRVVEPVRD from the coding sequence GTGGATCTGCTGACCCGCATCAGGGGACCGCGCGACCTGGACCGGCTCGACTCCGAGCAGCTGATCCAGCTCGCCGAGGAGATCCGTACCTTCCTCGTCGAGGCGGTGTCCAAGACCGGTGGCCACCTCGGCCCGAACCTGGGTGTGGTCGAGCTGACCATCGCCCTGCACCGGGTCTTCGAGTCCCCGCAGGACAAGGTCCTCTTCGACACCGGCCACCAGAGCTATGTGCACAAGCTGCTCACCGGCCGGCAGGACTTCTCGAAGCTCAAGAGCAAGGGCGGACTCTCCGGATACCCGTCCCGCGCCGAGTCCGAGCACGACGTCATCGAGAACTCGCACGCCTCGACGGTGCTGGGCTGGGCCGACGGCCTCGCCAAGGCCAACGAGGTCCGGGGCAAGGACGACCACGTCGTGGCCGTCATCGGCGACGGGGCGCTCACGGGCGGCATGGCCTGGGAGGCGCTGAACAACATCGCCGCGGCCAAGGACCGCCCCCTCGTCATCGTCGTGAACGACAACGAGCGCTCGTACGCCCCGACCATCGGCGGCCTCGCGAACCACCTCGCCACCCTCCGCACCACCGACGGCTACGAGCGGTTCCTGGCCCGCGGCAAGGACCTCCTCGAGAGGACGCCCGTCGTCGGCAGGCCGCTGTACGAGACGCTGCACGGCGCGAAGAAGGGCCTCAAGGACTTCATCGCCCCGCAGGGCATGTTCGAGGACCTCGGTCTGAAGTACGTCGGGCCGATCGACGGTCACGACATCGAGGCCCTGGAGTCCGCGCTCCAGCGGGCCAAGCGCTTCGGCGGCCCGGTCATCGTGCACTGCCTCACCGAGAAGGGCCGCGGATACACACCCGCCCTCCAGGACGAGGCGGACCGCTTCCACGCGGTCGGCAAGATCCACCCGGACACCGGCCTTCCGATCTCCACCTCCGGGCTCGACTGGACGTCGGTCTTCGGTGAGGAGATGGTCAAGCTGGGCCAGGAGCGGGAGGACATCGTCGCCATCACGGCGGCCATGCTCCAGCCCGTCGGGCTCGGCAGGTTCGAGGAGGCCTTCCCGGACCGGATCTACGACGTCGGGATCGCCGAGCAGCACGGCGCGGTCTCCGCGGCGGGCCTGGCCACCGGCGGGCTGCACCCCGTCTTCGCGGTCTACGCGACCTTCCTGAACCGCGCGTTCGACCAGGTCCTGATGGACGTCGCCCTGCACAGGTGCGGGGTGACCTTCGTCCTGGACCGGGCCGGCGTCACGGGCACGGACGGCGCCTCGCACAACGGCATGTGGGACATGTCGATCCTGCAGTGCGTCCCGACCCTGCGGATCGCCGCCCCGCGCGACGCCGACCAGGTCCGCGCCCAGCTGCGCGAAGCCGTCGACGTGGACGACGCGCCGACGGTCGTCCGCTTCTCCAAGGGTGCGGTCGGCCCCTCCGTCCAGGCCGTCGGCACGGTGGGCGGCATGGACGTCCTGCGGGCGGCGGGAACGGACACGCCGGACGTCCTCCTCGTCTCCGTCGGCGCACTCGCCCCGATGTGCCTGGAGATCGCCGTCCTGCTGGGCGCCCAGGGAATCTCCACCACCGTGGTCGACCCGCGCTGGGTCAAGCCCGTCGACGAGGCGCTCGCCCCGCTCGCGTCGGAGCACCGCGTCGTCGTGACCGTCGAGGACAACAGCAGGGCCGGCGGTGTCGGCTCCGCCATCGCCCAGGCCCTGCGGGACGCCGACGTCGACGTACCGCTGCGCGACTTCGGTATCCCGCCGGTGTTCCTCGACCACGCCTCGCGCGGCGAGGTCATGGCCGAGATCGGGCTGACCGCGCCGGACATCGCACGGCAGGTCACCGGCCTCGTCGCGAAGCTCGACGGCCGGTACGAGAGCCGCGTCGTGGAGCCCGTCCGCGACTGA
- a CDS encoding ATP-binding cassette domain-containing protein, with amino-acid sequence MVHVSATPVLALRGVSKRFGAVQALTDVELEVHAGEVVALVGDNGAGKSTLVKTIAGVHPIDDGVIEWDGRPVQINKPHDAQNLGIATVYQDLALCDNIDVVGNLYLGRELRKFGILDEVEMERRSRELLSTLSIRIPSVRIPIASLSGGQRQTVAIARSMLGEPKLVILDEPTAALGVEQTAQVLDLVERLRERGHAVILISHNMADVKAVADKVAVLRLGRNNGVFDVKTTSQEEIISAITGATENAVTRRAARNAEAQK; translated from the coding sequence GCGATTCGGTGCCGTCCAGGCGCTCACCGACGTAGAGCTTGAGGTCCACGCCGGTGAGGTGGTCGCCCTGGTGGGTGACAACGGCGCCGGTAAATCAACGCTGGTCAAGACGATCGCCGGAGTACACCCCATCGATGACGGTGTCATCGAGTGGGACGGCCGGCCCGTCCAGATCAACAAGCCCCACGACGCCCAGAACCTGGGGATCGCGACCGTCTACCAGGACCTCGCGCTCTGCGACAACATCGACGTCGTCGGCAACCTCTACCTCGGCCGGGAGCTCCGCAAGTTCGGAATCCTCGACGAGGTCGAGATGGAGCGGCGTTCCCGCGAGCTCCTCAGCACGCTGTCGATCCGCATCCCCAGCGTCCGCATCCCGATCGCGTCGCTCTCCGGCGGTCAGCGCCAGACCGTCGCCATCGCGCGTTCGATGCTGGGCGAGCCCAAGCTCGTCATCCTCGACGAGCCCACCGCCGCGCTCGGCGTCGAGCAGACCGCGCAGGTCCTCGACCTCGTCGAGCGGCTGCGTGAGCGAGGCCACGCGGTCATCCTCATCAGCCACAACATGGCCGATGTGAAGGCCGTCGCCGACAAGGTGGCCGTGCTCCGGCTGGGCCGGAACAACGGCGTCTTCGACGTGAAGACCACCTCGCAGGAAGAGATCATCTCCGCAATCACGGGCGCCACGGAGAACGCCGTGACCCGTCGTGCGGCGCGCAACGCGGAGGCCCAGAAGTGA
- a CDS encoding sugar ABC transporter permease: protein MTTDKTSTAVVNPEAAKGADTVVDPRLLVREQGLAGYLTEFKRKMRGGDLGSIPVIIGLIIICVVFQSLNSEFLSAKNVSDIAVTMVATGMMAVGIIFVLLLGEIDLSVGSVSGVSGAVVAVLSVTHGMNEWLAVLVAILSGAVMGAIHGFFFARIGAPAFAVTLAGLLFWLGFMLQLLGDTGTINLDSDGVVGKLTTYYFSDVAAAYGLAAVAVIGYFLSAFLDTRRREAAGIPSRPLVDIVIRTVVLAVFAFGAAFMFNQYRGLPLALVLFLVVLVGTDFVLRRTSYGRKIFALGGSVEASRRAGINVTAIRVSVFAIAGTFAAIGGLFWASKIAAANQGSGGGDLLMNVIAAAVIGGTSLFGGRGRTWNALLGVMVIVSIQYGLALEGIATPINYMITGAVLLITVVIDSITRKTQKTAGRA from the coding sequence GTGACAACCGACAAGACGTCCACCGCAGTGGTCAACCCGGAGGCGGCCAAGGGCGCCGACACCGTGGTGGACCCCCGGCTCCTCGTGCGCGAGCAGGGCCTCGCCGGGTACCTCACCGAGTTCAAGCGCAAGATGCGCGGTGGTGACCTCGGCTCGATCCCCGTGATCATCGGCCTGATCATCATCTGCGTCGTCTTCCAGAGCCTGAACTCCGAGTTCCTCTCGGCGAAGAACGTCAGCGACATCGCCGTGACGATGGTGGCCACCGGCATGATGGCCGTCGGCATCATCTTCGTCCTGCTCCTCGGCGAGATCGACCTCTCGGTCGGCTCGGTCAGCGGTGTCTCCGGTGCAGTGGTCGCCGTGCTCAGCGTCACGCACGGCATGAACGAGTGGCTCGCCGTCCTCGTCGCGATCCTCAGCGGCGCGGTCATGGGCGCGATCCACGGCTTCTTCTTCGCACGGATAGGCGCCCCCGCGTTCGCCGTCACCCTCGCGGGCCTGCTGTTCTGGCTGGGCTTCATGCTCCAGCTGCTCGGTGACACGGGCACGATCAACCTGGACAGTGACGGGGTCGTCGGCAAGCTGACCACGTACTACTTCTCGGACGTCGCCGCCGCCTACGGCCTCGCCGCCGTCGCGGTGATCGGCTACTTCCTCTCCGCGTTCCTGGACACCCGCCGCCGCGAGGCCGCGGGCATCCCGTCGCGGCCGCTCGTCGACATCGTGATCCGCACCGTCGTGCTAGCGGTGTTCGCCTTCGGCGCGGCGTTCATGTTCAACCAGTACCGCGGACTCCCGCTGGCCCTGGTCCTCTTCCTCGTCGTCCTGGTCGGCACGGACTTCGTCCTGCGCCGCACCTCCTACGGCCGGAAGATCTTCGCGCTCGGCGGCAGCGTCGAGGCCTCCCGCCGTGCCGGCATCAACGTCACCGCGATCCGTGTCTCGGTCTTCGCCATCGCCGGCACCTTCGCGGCGATCGGCGGCCTCTTCTGGGCCTCCAAGATCGCGGCGGCCAACCAGGGCTCCGGCGGCGGCGACCTCCTGATGAACGTCATCGCCGCGGCCGTCATCGGCGGCACCAGCCTCTTCGGTGGCCGGGGCCGCACCTGGAACGCGCTGCTCGGTGTCATGGTGATCGTCTCGATCCAGTACGGCCTGGCGCTCGAAGGCATCGCCACACCGATCAACTACATGATCACCGGTGCTGTTCTTCTCATCACGGTCGTCATCGACTCCATCACCCGCAAGACACAGAAGACCGCGGGCCGCGCCTGA
- a CDS encoding LCP family protein: MSDGSRSRRAAKPRKRRRGLKITLLVLLVLLLAGGGTAYWMYQDLDGNIKGVDINKALGEDRPEKLPTAGQNLLVLGSDSRAGAENKELGGGGGVSGARSDTALVVHIPEGRTEAVAVSIPRDTLVTRPECVKDDGSKTASAERVMFNSVYSQLGPACVVKTVEKMSGVRIDHYLEINFAGFKDLVDAIGGVTVKVEEPIKDEASGLDLTAGTHKLDGTESLAYVRTRHGVGDGSDLGRIGLQQQFLLALLTEIKSQDLLGSPATTYKIANSATKSLTTDEGLASLTSLSEFARSMNGVDPSSMETIMLPVAYDKQDPNRVIAAEPQAGDLWKAIRTDGTIPESAKKSPATGG, translated from the coding sequence ATGTCGGACGGATCCCGGTCCAGACGTGCCGCCAAACCGCGCAAGCGCCGTCGCGGCCTCAAGATCACGCTCCTCGTGCTGCTCGTGCTCCTGCTCGCGGGCGGCGGTACGGCGTACTGGATGTACCAGGACCTCGACGGCAACATCAAGGGCGTCGACATCAACAAGGCGCTCGGCGAGGACCGTCCCGAGAAGCTCCCCACCGCCGGCCAGAACCTGCTCGTCCTCGGCTCCGACTCGCGCGCCGGTGCGGAGAACAAGGAGCTCGGCGGGGGCGGCGGCGTCAGCGGGGCGCGTTCCGACACCGCGCTGGTGGTGCACATACCCGAGGGCCGCACCGAGGCTGTCGCCGTGTCCATTCCGCGCGACACCCTGGTGACGCGGCCCGAGTGCGTGAAGGACGACGGCTCGAAGACGGCCTCCGCGGAGCGGGTCATGTTCAACTCCGTGTACTCCCAGCTCGGTCCGGCCTGTGTGGTGAAGACCGTCGAGAAGATGTCCGGGGTGCGGATCGACCACTACCTGGAGATCAACTTCGCCGGTTTCAAGGACCTGGTCGACGCCATAGGCGGCGTCACCGTCAAGGTCGAGGAGCCGATCAAGGACGAGGCCTCCGGGCTCGACCTCACCGCTGGGACCCACAAGCTCGACGGCACCGAGTCACTGGCCTACGTACGGACCCGGCACGGCGTCGGCGACGGCAGCGACCTCGGCCGGATCGGGCTCCAGCAGCAGTTCCTGCTCGCGCTGCTGACCGAGATCAAGTCGCAGGACCTGCTGGGCAGTCCGGCGACCACCTACAAGATCGCCAATTCCGCCACCAAGTCGCTGACCACCGACGAGGGGCTCGCCTCCCTGACCTCGCTCAGCGAGTTCGCCCGCTCGATGAACGGTGTCGATCCCTCCTCCATGGAGACGATCATGCTGCCGGTCGCCTACGACAAGCAGGATCCCAACCGCGTGATCGCGGCGGAGCCGCAGGCCGGCGACCTCTGGAAGGCGATCCGGACGGACGGCACGATTCCCGAGTCGGCGAAGAAGTCTCCGGCCACCGGCGGCTGA
- a CDS encoding amino acid permease, translating into MSTQQDTPPSGKGLFRTKTVEQSIRDTEEPEHALKKSLSALDLTVFGVGVIIGTGIFVLTGKVAKETAGPATALAFVAAGIVCALAALCYAEFASTVPVAGSAYTFAYASLGELVAWIIGWDLVLEFALGTAVVAVGWSGYVRSLMDNVGWTMPEALSGPDVASGFGFDILAFVLVLILTVILVLGMKLSARVTTVVVAIKLAVVGIVIIAGLFFIEASNYSPFIPEAEKQTGGSGLDAPLVQLIFGYEPTNFGVMGIFTAASIVFFAFIGFDVVATAAEETKLPQRDMPRGILASLVICTLLYVAVSIVVTGMQNYSELSVSAPLADAFKAVGHPFYAGVISFGAAVGLTTVCMILLLGQTRVFFAMSRDGLLPRFFSVTHPRFGTPYRPTILLGVVIAIVAGFTSINELATLVNIGTLFAFVVVALGVIVLRRSRPELHRAFRTPWVPLLPLVSVAASVWLMLNLPAETWLRFAIWMALGVIIYFVYGRRNSRMAKAS; encoded by the coding sequence GTGAGCACGCAGCAGGACACGCCCCCCAGCGGAAAGGGACTGTTCCGGACCAAAACGGTCGAACAGTCGATCCGTGATACCGAGGAACCGGAGCACGCGCTCAAGAAGTCCCTCTCCGCGCTGGACCTCACGGTCTTCGGAGTGGGTGTCATCATCGGCACCGGGATCTTCGTGCTCACGGGCAAGGTCGCCAAGGAGACGGCGGGCCCTGCCACGGCCCTCGCCTTCGTCGCGGCGGGCATCGTCTGCGCGCTCGCCGCGCTCTGTTACGCGGAATTCGCCTCCACCGTCCCGGTGGCCGGGTCGGCGTACACCTTCGCGTACGCCTCGCTGGGCGAGCTGGTCGCCTGGATCATCGGCTGGGACCTGGTCCTGGAGTTCGCGCTGGGCACCGCGGTGGTGGCGGTCGGCTGGTCCGGCTACGTGCGCTCGCTCATGGACAACGTCGGCTGGACGATGCCCGAGGCGCTCTCCGGCCCGGACGTGGCGAGCGGATTCGGCTTCGACATCCTCGCGTTCGTCCTGGTGCTCATCCTGACCGTCATCCTGGTCCTCGGCATGAAGCTCTCCGCCCGGGTGACCACGGTCGTCGTCGCCATCAAGCTGGCCGTCGTGGGCATCGTGATCATCGCCGGCCTCTTCTTCATCGAGGCGTCCAACTACTCGCCCTTCATCCCCGAGGCCGAGAAGCAGACCGGCGGATCGGGCCTGGACGCCCCGCTCGTCCAGCTGATCTTCGGCTACGAACCGACGAACTTCGGCGTCATGGGCATCTTCACCGCCGCGTCCATCGTCTTCTTCGCCTTCATCGGCTTCGACGTCGTGGCCACCGCTGCCGAGGAGACCAAACTCCCGCAGCGTGACATGCCGCGCGGCATCCTGGCCTCGCTGGTCATCTGCACCCTGCTCTACGTCGCCGTCTCCATCGTGGTCACCGGCATGCAGAACTACTCCGAACTCTCCGTCAGCGCGCCGCTCGCCGACGCGTTCAAGGCCGTCGGACACCCCTTCTACGCGGGGGTCATCAGCTTCGGCGCGGCGGTCGGCCTCACCACGGTCTGCATGATCCTGCTGCTCGGCCAGACCCGGGTGTTCTTCGCGATGAGCCGCGACGGACTGCTCCCGAGGTTCTTCTCGGTGACGCACCCGCGCTTCGGCACCCCGTACCGTCCGACGATCCTGCTCGGCGTGGTCATCGCGATCGTGGCCGGCTTCACCAGCATCAACGAGCTGGCGACCCTGGTGAACATCGGCACGCTCTTCGCGTTCGTGGTCGTGGCCCTCGGAGTGATCGTGCTCCGCCGCTCCCGCCCCGAGCTCCACCGGGCCTTCCGCACCCCGTGGGTGCCGCTGCTCCCGCTGGTCTCGGTGGCCGCCTCGGTGTGGCTGATGCTGAACCTGCCGGCGGAGACATGGCTCCGGTTCGCGATCTGGATGGCGCTCGGCGTGATCATCTACTTCGTGTACGGGCGCCGCAACAGCCGCATGGCGAAGGCCTCCTGA